The following coding sequences lie in one Maribacter forsetii DSM 18668 genomic window:
- a CDS encoding PD-(D/E)XK nuclease family protein: MQSFIKDVVQEVIKNNPDTGNVVFILPSKRAGVFLKKILAQSLTNTVLAPEIYSIEDFIEKVSNLVTANTTTQLFELYNAYLKVGDYEKESFDSFLKWGQILLQDFNEVDRYLVDASTLYQNVAAIQEVNHWSLNPDNSEMIENYLHFWRYLEGIYNQFNNSLLEQGLGHQGLIYKTSVSELPNYLNNTNKKHIFLGFNALNTAESILIQTILEKTDASIYWDIDPYFLQDNIHDAGFFIRNYKSSWNILKDKPLAGLTNYYNTKKNIEIIGVPKNISQVNYVGDLLYKIQNDSPDALRNAAIVLGNEELLNPLLNSIPNNIPATNITMGQKLASTTLASFFTNLIEFHEQKTEKGWFYKHLLNLLTHSYAVLLFDANEVSTDSLISKIKTNNWSYITNAQIRELLPENAAINLLFEDVKNNPNRLIDNFLALIEAIRVIDVVKENSLLLEQLYKFFTLFNQLKDLCNSFTYINNLKSLKHLFSQLLSSETLDFQGNPIEGIQIMGMLESRLLDFETIIITSVNEGVLPSGKSNNSFIPYDLKIKNGLPTYKEKDAVYTYHFYRLLQRAKNVYILYNTEPDALEGGERSRLITQLLTDDNRTNIKSFIATPTIQPITKEIEQVEKTTSLAALIQDKARKGFSPSSLSNYIRNPIDFYKQNLLNINEVLQVEETLAPNTFGTIVHDSLEELYTPLIGKPLTADLLNGIRKGIPTIVAQNFEKTFKDGNISSGKNYISFHVILKYIQTFIDVEVKELADHSITIIALEQALSVPLEVAGLDFPIILKGKLDRVDEYDGITRIIDYKTGKVERRNVEIVEWDVLTDEYQYSKAFQLLCYGLMYSKTHPTENLSIQAGIISLKNFAEGTLLFAQKESARSTTKNHIITNEVISDFEQILGQLITEICNADIPFTEKEV, encoded by the coding sequence ATGCAGAGCTTTATAAAAGATGTAGTACAAGAAGTAATAAAGAATAACCCAGATACTGGTAACGTAGTTTTTATACTACCCAGTAAACGTGCAGGTGTTTTTCTCAAAAAAATACTAGCACAATCTCTCACCAATACAGTACTTGCTCCAGAAATCTACAGTATTGAAGATTTCATTGAAAAGGTCTCTAACCTAGTTACCGCAAATACGACCACACAATTATTTGAACTCTATAATGCCTATTTGAAAGTGGGCGATTATGAAAAGGAATCCTTTGATTCTTTTTTAAAATGGGGACAGATCCTTTTGCAAGATTTTAATGAAGTAGACCGTTACTTAGTTGACGCATCTACCCTTTACCAAAATGTTGCCGCTATACAAGAGGTCAACCACTGGTCATTGAACCCTGATAATTCTGAAATGATAGAAAACTATCTTCATTTCTGGAGATATCTAGAAGGTATATACAATCAATTTAATAACAGCTTACTTGAACAAGGTCTAGGGCACCAAGGTCTTATTTATAAAACCTCGGTATCAGAATTGCCAAACTACCTCAACAATACTAATAAGAAACATATATTCTTAGGTTTCAATGCACTTAACACTGCAGAAAGTATACTGATCCAAACCATTCTTGAAAAAACAGATGCTTCCATTTATTGGGATATTGATCCTTACTTTTTACAAGACAACATTCATGATGCAGGTTTTTTTATACGCAACTATAAAAGCTCTTGGAATATTTTAAAAGACAAGCCTCTTGCAGGACTCACCAATTACTACAATACCAAAAAGAATATTGAGATTATTGGTGTACCAAAAAATATCTCACAAGTAAATTATGTGGGTGATTTATTGTACAAAATTCAGAATGACTCACCAGATGCTCTACGCAATGCTGCTATTGTACTTGGTAATGAAGAATTATTAAATCCGTTATTAAATTCTATACCCAATAATATACCAGCTACCAATATTACCATGGGTCAAAAGTTAGCATCTACTACTTTGGCTAGCTTTTTTACCAACCTTATAGAGTTTCATGAACAAAAGACCGAAAAAGGATGGTTCTACAAGCACTTGCTTAATCTTTTGACACATTCGTATGCTGTACTTTTATTTGACGCAAATGAAGTCTCTACAGACAGTTTAATATCAAAAATTAAAACAAATAACTGGTCATATATCACCAATGCACAAATACGTGAACTATTACCAGAAAATGCAGCAATCAACTTACTGTTCGAAGATGTAAAGAATAACCCGAATCGACTTATAGATAATTTTTTAGCTCTTATTGAAGCCATAAGAGTTATAGACGTAGTAAAAGAAAATTCTCTTTTGTTAGAGCAGCTTTATAAATTCTTTACACTATTTAATCAGCTAAAGGATCTTTGTAACAGTTTTACCTATATAAATAATTTAAAAAGTTTAAAACATCTATTTTCACAGTTGTTAAGCTCAGAAACTTTAGATTTTCAGGGGAATCCTATTGAAGGCATTCAAATTATGGGAATGCTAGAAAGTCGCTTGTTAGATTTTGAAACTATTATCATCACTTCTGTAAACGAAGGCGTATTACCTTCAGGTAAATCTAACAATTCATTTATTCCGTACGATCTAAAAATCAAAAACGGATTACCTACCTATAAAGAGAAAGATGCTGTTTATACGTATCACTTCTATCGCTTACTACAACGTGCCAAAAATGTATATATACTGTACAATACCGAACCAGATGCATTAGAAGGCGGAGAACGAAGTCGATTGATTACACAGTTATTGACAGATGATAATAGAACAAATATTAAATCTTTTATAGCTACACCAACTATACAACCTATAACCAAAGAAATTGAACAGGTAGAAAAAACCACTTCCCTGGCTGCGCTTATACAAGACAAAGCTAGAAAAGGTTTTTCTCCTAGCTCACTTAGTAACTACATTAGAAACCCTATCGATTTCTACAAGCAGAATTTATTAAACATTAATGAGGTATTACAAGTAGAAGAAACCTTAGCGCCCAATACTTTCGGTACCATTGTACATGATAGTTTAGAAGAACTGTATACACCTTTAATTGGTAAACCGCTTACGGCAGATCTACTAAATGGCATTCGAAAAGGAATACCTACCATTGTCGCTCAGAATTTTGAAAAAACCTTTAAAGATGGAAACATTAGTTCTGGTAAAAACTACATTTCTTTTCATGTTATTCTTAAATACATACAAACATTTATTGATGTTGAGGTAAAAGAACTTGCCGACCATAGTATTACCATTATTGCATTAGAGCAAGCGCTATCAGTGCCTTTAGAAGTTGCCGGATTAGATTTCCCTATCATCTTAAAAGGAAAATTAGACCGTGTAGATGAATATGACGGTATAACCCGTATCATAGATTATAAAACCGGGAAAGTAGAACGCCGTAATGTAGAGATTGTAGAATGGGATGTTTTGACCGATGAATATCAGTACAGTAAGGCGTTTCAGTTGCTTTGCTACGGATTGATGTATTCTAAAACACATCCTACAGAAAACTTATCTATTCAGGCAGGTATTATCTCTTTAAAGAATTTTGCAGAAGGTACGTTGTTATTTGCACAAAAAGAATCTGCCCGATCAACCACAAAAAACCATATTATCACTAATGAGGTCATCTCTGATTTCGAGCAGATTCTTGGTCAGTTAATTACAGAAATCTGTAATGCTGACATTCCATTTACAGAAAAAGAAGTGTAA
- a CDS encoding SDR family oxidoreductase — protein sequence MKDLKNKVAYITGGTKGIGFAVAQTLLKQGMRVAISGRSQESVNQALKDFNNDDVLGIVSDVAIMADEKNAVAKIIEKWGQVDVVLANAGVGNFAPIDEMTDDEWHQMIDTNLNGAFHTLKASVEELKKSKGYYITLASLAGTNFFAKAAGYNASKFGVVGFTQAAMLDLRKYDIKVSTIMPGSVATHFNNNEPDEKDAWKIQPEDIGELVLDLLQMNKRTLPSKIEVRPTRPDKK from the coding sequence ATGAAAGATTTAAAAAATAAAGTAGCCTATATCACAGGAGGCACCAAGGGAATAGGATTTGCAGTAGCACAAACATTATTGAAACAAGGCATGAGAGTTGCCATTAGCGGTAGGTCTCAAGAAAGTGTAAATCAGGCGTTAAAAGATTTTAATAACGATGATGTTTTGGGCATTGTTTCTGACGTAGCAATAATGGCAGATGAGAAAAATGCCGTTGCTAAAATAATAGAGAAGTGGGGACAAGTAGATGTGGTTTTGGCAAATGCCGGAGTTGGTAACTTTGCGCCTATTGATGAAATGACGGATGATGAATGGCACCAAATGATAGATACCAACCTTAACGGTGCATTTCATACGCTAAAAGCATCTGTAGAAGAATTAAAGAAGTCTAAAGGGTATTACATTACATTGGCAAGTTTGGCAGGTACCAATTTCTTCGCAAAAGCAGCTGGGTACAATGCTTCTAAATTTGGGGTAGTTGGTTTTACGCAAGCTGCAATGTTAGATTTAAGAAAGTATGATATTAAAGTGTCTACTATAATGCCAGGTTCTGTGGCAACACATTTTAATAACAACGAACCAGATGAAAAAGATGCATGGAAAATTCAACCGGAAGATATTGGTGAATTGGTGTTAGACTTATTACAAATGAACAAAAGAACCTTGCCTAGTAAAATTGAGGTAAGGCCTACAAGACCAGACAAGAAGTAG
- a CDS encoding sugar porter family MFS transporter: protein MNRIIIWSITVALAGFLFGFDTVVISGANEPIKQIWNTSPLFHGTFIMSMALWGTVVGSLFGGIPTKNLGRKKTLLWVGVLFLVSALGSALAQDPYSFSIFRFIGGVGVGISSVAAPIYISEITSKENRGKLGGLYQFWLVFGILLAFVSNWLLKGFDGENDWRWMLGVEAIPAFIYTLMVFTVPESPRWLALHKKDDAGALKILEIIYSKEKAAQQLTEIKTDLKHTTKSEKLFQKKYSKVLWLAFFIAFFNQLSGINFVLYYAPEILEQAGLGGKESLFNSIAIGIVNLVFTFIGIRLLDKLGRRQLIIIGSIGYIISLIMVGLCFQMDLGSTLTLTFICTFVASHAIGQGAVIWVFISEIFPNSVRAYGQSWGVSVHWVFAAIITLITPFFLDATEGVLKDQVWYIYYFFCAMMVFQLIWAITKMPETKGVSLEELSKELVKE, encoded by the coding sequence ATGAACAGAATTATCATTTGGTCAATAACCGTGGCCCTCGCAGGATTTTTATTTGGATTCGATACTGTTGTCATCAGCGGCGCAAACGAACCTATCAAACAAATCTGGAACACATCACCTTTATTTCACGGCACCTTTATTATGAGTATGGCACTATGGGGTACTGTTGTAGGCTCTCTTTTTGGCGGTATCCCTACCAAAAACTTAGGTCGTAAAAAGACCTTACTCTGGGTGGGGGTTCTATTCTTGGTTTCTGCCCTTGGCTCTGCCTTGGCCCAAGACCCTTATTCCTTCTCCATATTTCGTTTTATTGGTGGTGTGGGTGTTGGTATCTCATCTGTTGCAGCACCTATTTATATCTCTGAAATTACATCAAAAGAGAATCGTGGTAAACTTGGCGGACTCTACCAGTTCTGGTTGGTATTTGGTATTCTACTTGCTTTTGTTTCTAACTGGTTGCTTAAAGGATTTGACGGAGAAAATGATTGGCGTTGGATGTTGGGCGTAGAAGCTATACCCGCATTTATATATACCTTAATGGTGTTTACCGTACCGGAAAGCCCCAGATGGTTGGCGCTACACAAAAAGGATGATGCTGGTGCATTGAAAATATTAGAGATCATATACTCAAAAGAAAAAGCGGCACAGCAGCTGACAGAGATAAAAACGGACCTTAAACATACAACTAAAAGCGAAAAATTATTTCAAAAGAAATATTCTAAAGTTCTTTGGCTGGCTTTTTTTATTGCATTTTTCAACCAGCTTTCTGGTATTAACTTTGTACTATATTATGCTCCTGAAATACTAGAACAGGCAGGGCTGGGAGGTAAGGAATCTTTATTTAATTCCATCGCCATTGGTATTGTAAATCTCGTATTCACCTTTATTGGAATACGCTTGTTAGATAAATTGGGCAGGCGCCAATTGATTATCATTGGGTCTATTGGCTACATTATAAGTTTGATTATGGTGGGACTCTGTTTTCAGATGGATTTAGGTTCTACCCTAACATTAACCTTCATCTGTACATTTGTTGCCTCTCATGCCATTGGGCAAGGTGCGGTAATATGGGTGTTTATCTCTGAGATATTCCCTAACAGTGTTCGTGCTTACGGGCAATCTTGGGGTGTTAGCGTTCATTGGGTATTTGCAGCGATTATTACGTTGATCACTCCGTTTTTCTTGGATGCTACAGAGGGAGTTTTAAAAGACCAAGTGTGGTATATCTATTACTTCTTCTGCGCAATGATGGTATTCCAACTTATTTGGGCAATTACCAAAATGCCGGAAACCAAAGGGGTTTCTTTAGAGGAATTGAGTAAAGAACTGGTGAAGGAGTAA